Part of the Intestinibacillus sp. Marseille-P6563 genome is shown below.
CGATGTAGAAGATGGCGCCGAGCGGCGAGCCGCCGGACGACATGCCCAGCGCAACGCCGAGCAAAATCGGGATGAGGGTACCGACCAGCAGGCTGTCGCCGATGCCGGCCACCGGACCCATCAGGCCGGCGCGGATACCGTTGATCATTTCGCCGTCGATTTCTTCGCCGTTGGCCTTGGCCTCTTCCAGGCCGGCAGTCATACCGACGATGACCGTGCCGAGCTGCGGCTCGGTGTTAAAGAATGCCGAATAGGTCTTGAGTGCTTCCTTCTGCTCTTCCTTGGTTTCATACAGTTCCTCGACCAGCGGAAGCATGGCGCACAGATACCCGAAGGTCTGCATGTGTTCCTGCGAGAAGCAGGTCAGATGGCCATAATACCAGTTGCGGAAGGATTTGGCCAGCGCCTTTTTGGAAAGTTTCTTTTCAGCCATGGTTAAATCTCCTCCTCATCGTCATCGTCGAACGCATCCGCACCAGTTGTGGTTGCGACCGCGGTTTTTTGCATGCTCAGTACCTTAATCCGGTAATTAAAGACGGCAAAGAATCCGCCGACAACCGATGCGGCAATGAGGTTCAGACCCATGCAGGCTGCCAGAGTAAAACCAAACAGGAAGGTCAGCAGATCGACCGGCTTGGTCGCTACCTGCTTGAGCAGGATGGCAATACCGACGGCCGGCAGCAGCGAACCGACCGTAAAGAGGGTCTTCATCGCAATGCCGTCCATGGGCAGGTATGCCTTCATCAGATCGACCATGTTGACGCCGACCTTGGTGATGATGAAGGTCGGGATAAACGAGCACAGAATATGTGAAATCCAGGGCAACCCCATATCGACCAGATACAGCTTACGCAGGTTGCCTTTCTCCAGGGCCTTCCAGCCCATGTGCTGCCAGACCAGGTTGACGGTCGCGGTGCCGTAGAACAGAACCGTGCCCAGCGTACCAACGGCCGAACCGAGGGTCACTGCCATAGCCTGCCCTTCCGCGCTTGCCGGGTCCAGACCCATGGAATGAACGGCAACAATCGAAAGCGGGATACCAATGTAAGAGATCGCACGCACATCAGCGGAAACCGTACCGCCGGGCGTAACGAGTGCAATGTAAACGACCTGAATGGCAGCGCCCAGATAAATACCGGTCTGCACATCGCCCATAATCAGGCCGACCACCAGGCCCGCCACCAACGGACGGCCCAAGGTGTAGTTGCCGAGCACCGTGCCGCCCAAACCGGGCATGGATGCCAGACAAGCAAACAATCCAAATAACGCGGCTTGCCATACTTGGATTTCCATAAAATCCACCTAACCTTTCTGTATAGCCCCTTTTTTGTCTTTTTCACAAACCCACAGCGCCGCTGCGGCGCTTGTTCTTATTTGTAGCCGAACTGGCCGCGGAACTTCTTCCAGTTGCCGATGGCGGCTTCCTTAATCAGTGCAAACTCGACCTCGTAGCCCTTCTGCATGATCGCTTCGAGTGCATCGGCTTCTTCCTGAGTGATCGACTGGTTGTTGCCCAGCTTGGTTGCGCCTTCGCGGTCGTTGCACGGCCCGATGATGACCGTCTTGACTTCGCCGGGATCAAAGCCGTCGTCGACCAGAATGGCCTTCATGGTCTGAGGGTCCTTGGTGATCAGGAAGTAGCGGTCCTTGCTGTCCAGCACCTTCTGGCACTTGGCCCGCCACTGGTCCAGCGTCCAGACAAAGGTTTTCTTGTCGCTGGCATTCTTGTAGGCCGCCTTGAGCACCGGGGTATTGGCTGCCTTGTCGTTGACGGCAATCAACCCGTCGCAGGGATATTCGAGCGCCCACCGGGTGCAGGTCTGGCCGTGGATCATACGGTCATCGACGCGGATAAATGAAATGGACATATTTAATTTCCTCCCTTTTAAATATCGTCTTCGTCGCTGCTGCCCAGATCAAACTTTTTGAGTTGGCCGCAGCCTTCCTCGATCACTTCGTCGGCTACCTGTGCCAGCGGCGCTTCGGCGTCGGCAAATGCAGCCGTCAGAATCAGCGGCAGGTTCATGCCGCCGATGGCTACCGTGTGCTCCAGCATTCCCTTTTCGGTGAGTACCTCGAGCGCAGTTGTCAGCGGCGAGCCGCCAATGATGTCGGCAAACAGCAGGATTTCATCCTCCTGCGTCAAATCGGCTACCAAGTCCGCAAAGTTCTTGCGGAATGTGTCTACATCCATTCCGTCCAGCAGGCTGGTCGAGCGGATGTCGGTCCGGTCTGCGCCGGCCATCATGCCGACCGCGTTGTGAAGGCCCGGCGCAAAGGTGCCGTGGCTGACCAGAATCAGATATCGCATGTTGGTGAACCCCTTTCTCTTTTTGTTGACACTATCTTATCAATTTCCTCTGGGCATTTCATCTGCACTTTGTCATGGATGTTTGATGACACCCATCCTATTTTGCATGACAATTGTCACCCGCTTTGTTGGAAACATCAAAAAAACCGGCCCCCATTTTGGCAGTTTGCCAAAACAGGGCCGGTTTTCCAGCCTTTGGGCCTTTTAACTTTGCAAATATTCATCCAGTTCGCGCTGCACCCGCAGCAGCTGCAACGACAAGTTGTGGTCGTCCTGCATGGCCGTATCCACCAGGCTTTCGGCCAGCAGCAATGCCTGATCATACGAGCGGAAATGCGGGGCCGTGGTGGCCTGCTCCATGGCGTCGGACAGCAGTTCCAGCCCGAGCTGACTTTCCCCAGGGGTGTCATGCCGCAGAATCTGCTGGATTTCTTCCGACTGGGTGACCCGCCGCAGCGCGGACACGCCGTGCGAATCGGTATACAGCATGGACTGGGTTTGCTCGGAACAGGTCAGCTCCTTGAGAAAATCCCACGCCAGTGGATTTTGCGAACGGCTGCTGATGGCCGCGAGCACGGTGCTCAGTTCCGACCGGCCGGTGCCGGACGGCCCGCCGGGCATCTGGATGCAGTCCCACTCAAAGTCGGAATACCGCTTGATGCGCCAGGGATATGGCTGATAAGTCCGGTAATCGGAAAACAGGAAGGGCCGAAAGGCCACGTGCCCTTCGTCAAAGCTGCGCGCGGTAATGTCGCAGTCCGCATAAAGCTGCTCCAGCTTTTGCGCAAAGGCAACCGCCTCGACCGATGCTGGTTCAGCGATGCGCGAGCGGCTGCCGTCGGCAGCGAACAGCGCGGCTTCATTGGACGCCAGCGCGTTCCGCCAGGTGTAACCGTAGCTGCCGAACTGGTCGATGACGCCATCCCCGTCGGTGTCGCGGGTGATTTTCTGACAGATCGTATAAAAATCATCCCAGGTCCAGTCGTTTTCGGGCACCGGGATGCCTTCGCTCTCGAGCAGCGTTTTGTTGACAAACATCAGCGTCGGCACGCATTCATACGGCAGCGCATACTGCACCCCATCGACCGCGCCGCTGTCCAGGGCGGCACTGTAAAAGTCTGTGCGGGACACATCCGGGTCGCTCGCAATCAGCCCGTCGAGCGGCTGCAAGGCGTCCAGTTCGGCCAGCATGCCGAAATCCTCGGGCAGCACCAAAAACACGTCGGGTTCTTGGCCCATCAGATATTCCCCGGCCAGCCATTCGGAGTAGTCCCGCTTTAAAATGCCGCTGGTATACTCCACCCGCACGCCGGGATGTTCTTCCTCAAACCGCTCGATGGCCGCGTCAATAATCGCATAACAGTTGCCCAGCGGAGCATCCCAATAGCTGCCCGCCAAAAAACCGACCGTCAGCACGGTTTCCTGCGCGGCAGCATAAGCGGACAGTCCGACGCACCCAGCTGCCACCAGCACCATGGCGGCTATGCGTTCCAGCCATCGCCTCATGGCCGGCCTCCAAACGGCTGGGTCGCCGTACCGGTCTGTACCGACCAGATGGCCAGCTGGGTGCGGTCCCGCAGCGCCAGCTTGCTTAAAATCGAACTGATGTAATTGCGCACCGTGCCTTCGGACAGGCACAAAGCAGCGGCAATCTCCTTATTGGACAGGCCGCACCCGACCTCACGGATGATCTTCCACTCATTTTCCTGCAAGTCGGCGGTCTGCTTTTCGTCCACACTGACCTGCATGCTGCCGCGCGCCATGCGGCCAAACATCTCAATGGCTTTGGATGCCACACCGGGCGTAATGATCGAGCCGCCGCGCATAACTTCGCGCACAGCGCTGGCCAAATCGGCCACCGACACGCCTTTGAGCAGATACCCGGACGCCCCATAGCGCAGCGCGCCGAACACATAGTCGTCGTCATCAAAAGTGGTCAGGATAATCACCTTGATCTGCGGATGGGCGGCTTTGATCAGCCGGGTACACTCCACCCCATCCACCTCGGGCATGCGCACATCCATCAGCACCACATCGGGCTTTTGGCTGCGCACCATTTCGATGGCTTCCCGGCCATTGGCCGCCGCGCCGACCATCTGAATGTCCGGCTGTGCGTCCAGCACGAAACTCAAACTTTGCCGAATGAGTTCCTGGTCATCTGCAATCAGCACACGAATCATATTTCATCCCCCCATCGAAGCGGTATGGTTGCCTGAATGCGGAATCCATCCCCGCCGCTGAACTGTAAACTTCCACCGAGCAGCCGCAATCTTTCGCGCATGTGACGCAAGCCGAAACCCGGCTCGATCTGCCCGCATCCGACGCCGTTGTCCTGCACGACAATGGACAACTGCCGGTCCTGACCGAACAAATTCACTTCAATCCGGGTGGCATGTCCGTGGCGAATGGCATTGGTCACGCTCTCCTGCACAATGCGGTACACCGCATCCTCCTCATCCGAGGACAGCCGCATATCGGTCGGCTGCATAAAAAGTTCAATATTGGCGTGCGAGGTCTGCTGCATCTCCTGACACATCTTGACCAGCGCTTCGGACAGCTGAAATCGTTCGAGTGCATCCGGCCGCAGGGCGCTGACCGACCGGCGCACCTCGTTGATGCCGGCCCGCGCCGTTTCGGCGATGAGTTCCATCTGTTTGCGCGCCATTTCGGGTGAAATGTCCATCATCTGGATGCAGGCATCGGCCCCGGCCGTGATGCCGGTCAGGGCATGGCCCAGGGTATCGTGGATTTCACGCGCCAGACGGTTGCGTTCCCGGGTTTCCGCCATGCGTTCACTCTGCGCCGCATAGGCTTTGAGCTGCCCATTGAGCACCGACAACTGGTCGTTTGCATGCGCCAGTTCGCCGTTTAGGCGGCGAATGGCGGCATTTTCTTCGGTGCGCTGTCCTACTAGCAATACCATATATCCCACAAATAAAATCAAGTTGAGCGTGCTGAGCAGCCCGATCGCGGTCTGCATGAGCTGCTGGGCCTGTCCTTCGTAATAGGCCAGATATTCGGACAAGGGCACCATGCTCAGCATGGCCTGCAAAACATCCAGACTGGTCAGCAGATACAGCCCGGTCATGGCCGCTAAAAACAGCACCCGCCCCCGGCCGTGCAGACCATTGACCAGGTTCACCACGCAAAGCAGCAGCAACCCGGTATCTTCCAAGTGCAGCGTCAAAATGACTACCACAGCAAACAGCGGTTCGAGCAGGAAGGCCGACCGACCATTACCCAGCCGTCCATACCGATACAGGAAGTCCACCACCAAAAAGGCCACAAACCCGACGACTGCCAGCGAAAAACTCCAGGGCGGCGCCGGAACATCGCTCAGTCCCTGCAAAAAATCAATGCTTTCCGCGCGGTGCATGGCCCGCCAGGGCGTCAGCATAAACACAGCACACAAAAACAGGGTCAGCGCCAAGTTGATCAGCACCATGGTCTGCCGCAGCAGTGTCAGGCCATCGCCTTTTTGCATCCCATATCCCCCCTTTTTATTGCCAGCCATCCGAGCCAAACTGATTGACATTCTCTTCGGTAATGAGTTTCACCGGCACGGTAATCACCTTGTCATAGGGCTCGCCTTCCAAAATCTGATACGCTACCTGCGCGGTCGTCTGTCCGATTTGGATGGGCGACTGCGCCACGGTCGCGGTCATGACCCCTTCATAAATCATATTTTTCGCTTCCGGCGCGCCGTCCACCCCATACACCAGCGTGTTTTCCAGGGTTCCGTATTCTTCCAACGCCGCCATGGCTCCCAGCGCAGACGGGTCGTTGAGCGCCATGACTACATCGATGGCCGGCTGCTCTTCCAGCAGCTTGCGCAGCGCCGGCATGGCCAGTTCCAACTGCCCCTCGCAGTCGGCCTGGCCGACGATTTCATACGCCGGATGCTCGGCCAAGGTATCGCAAAACCCCTGAATGCGGTCGACTGCCGACTGCGCCGCAGCATGTTCGAGCAGCACAATATGGGCCGAATCCCGGGTGCGCATGAGATGCTCGGCACACAGCACCCCGGCTCCATAATTATCCGAAGCGATTGTACAGGTCACGAGCGACGGGTCACTCACCTGCGAATCGACGATCACAACCGGCACACCGGCATCGCGGGCTTCCTCCAAAGCCGGACGAATTTGCTGAAAATCGACCGGATTGATGACCAGCAAATCAATATCGCTGGCCAACAATTCATGAATCTGCGCATTTTGTTTCTCCTGGTCGAGCGCTGGGTCCCGCGTCAGCAGAATATCCCCCTGGCTTTCGATCATGAGCCGCAATTCCTCATCGATGACGCTGTAAAATGGATTGTTCATGGTCATATAGGTTGCGCCAATGCGAATGCTGTCCTGCTGTCCAGCGGGCTGCTGCATGGTCAGGTACAGCCAGACCGCGAGCGCGGCCGCACACAGGCCTAGGAATACCCGTCTCCATCCCATCCTGATTTCCCCTTTTTTGTTTTTATTATAGCATGTCAGTTGGGGCAAGGAAAGTCCCTCGGTTTTTTCATCCAGCCAAAGAAAACGGCCGAACTGGTTTTGTACACCAGTTCGGCCGTTTCGTATTATAACCGAATCAATATTTATCCGTATAATCCATGCTGTCTGGATACTCTACCGGCGCCGAAGGCTGCGGCGCGGAGGGAATCGTCTGCTCAAAAGAAGGTGTTGGCAGCTGGCTTTCCGCATCCGGAAGAACAAAATGACTGATCATAGATTTCAGCATCTGTGCCTGGCCGGACAATTCTTCGCTGGCCGCTGCACTTTCCTCTGCGGTTGCAGAGTTGGTCTGCACAACTTCGGAAATCTGATTGACGCCAATGGAAACTTCTTTCAGGTGCTCAGCCTGATCCTGATAATCGTGCGTGACACGTTCAACTGCAGAAACCACTTCATCCGAGCTGACAGCAACCATGCTGAGCGCATCGGCGGTAGCCCGAGCAATGCTTTCTCCCTTGTTGACCGCTTGCACCGACTGGGCAATCAGTTCGTTGGTTTCCTGCGCAGCATCTGCGCTCTTGCCTGCCAGATTGCGCACTTCATCTGCAACTACGGCAAAGCCCTTGCCTGCTGCACCGGCGCGAGCTGCTTCGACCGCAGCATTGAGTGCCAGAATGTTGGTCTGGAATGCAATATCATCAATGGTCTTGATAATCTTGCTGATCGCCGTAGAATGCTGGCTGATATCCTGCATTGCAGCGAGCATATCCTGCATTTGTCCATTGCTGGTGCTCATCTGGTTCTTGACTTCGTTGAGCTGATCGATCATCTGACCGGCCTGCTGTGCCCCTTCGGTGACCTTTTCGTTCAGGGTCTGCACGGTGCTGGACAGTTCCTGCACTGCGGACGCTTGTTCGGTTGCGCCCTGTGCCAATGCTTGTGCACCGCTGGCAATTTGATCCGATCCCATATTGACCTGTGCCGCAGACGTGGCAATGCTGGACAGCGTTTCCGACAGGTTCTTCTGAATCCGCAACAATGCGTCCTTGAGCTTGGCAAACTCGCCACGATAATCATACTGCAATTCGAATACCAGATTGCCTCGTCCAATCTGGTCCAGAACCGCGGCCAGCTCGTCAATGTATTGAATATAAGTTTTGAGGCGTTCTACAATGCGCAAGGTGGACTGACCCAGACGCGCCACTTCGTCATGGCCCTTTACCTGATACTCTACATCCAATTCGCCATCGGCCAGTTGTCTTGCGACCGTATCCAGCCGCTTGAGCGGACGAATGATCGAAATTGCCAACAGGACGACGATGATCGCCAGCAAGATCGCGCAAACGACAAAGCAGATGACAATGGTATGTACTGTGTCGTTCACATGGCTTTCAAATTCTTCCGCCGGTAAAATACCGAGCGTTTCATATCCAATATCATCGAGGGCCGCTACACTGCCATAGTACGGAGTCCCCTGCCGGGTATACGCCATACCTTGCACATCGCTGCGGTTGGACAGCGCCTCCTGCATGTTGGAGGAATACTGTGCTTCTTCAATCGTCGTACCGACGACCGTAGAATCCGGATGATAAATAATCATACCAGAGGAGTCGATCAATGTGATATAACCGGTTTCACCAACCACGATGGAATCCAGAATCTTACTCAGCTGACTGGTGGAAACATCCACACCTACGACACCGATCATGCTGCTATTGCTCATAATCGGGCTCACGACGCTGATGACCATTTCCCCTGTTCCGGTATCCACATAAGCGCCAGTGACTGTCGTCTTCTGTTCCTGCTCGCTACGCGTGTACCATTCCCGCGTCGAAAAGTCCACATCCGCCGAGGTAATCCGGCTGTTATCGGAGTACACCAACTCTTGCAGGCCTACATCCGCGAACCAGACGCCAAGCACGTTATCCTGATACTTCTGCTGGATTCTCTGCAGTTCTGTAAGCATACCGGAGAAATATACGGAGCTGTCCAGCGTGGTTTTTGCCTGATCGGCTGCCAAACCGGCAATCTCCGGCGAACAGACCATGGTATCAACAACACCATAATATTGCTTTAAAAATGCGTTTACCTGATGCGTACCAGCTTCTGCTTGTGAAGTCAAATTTTTTGTGACCATTTGCTCCACTGTGCCAGAAATCTGTATCCCGAGTAACACTCCAATACCGCTCAAAACTAAAATGAGTGGTATCAGAATCCCCAACATGAGTTTTTGCGCTATCCCTAGTTTCACGATCATTCCCTCCCTTTTCTCTTTTTTCATCGCGAAACAAATTATTGTATATAACAGCAATAATCTATTTATAGAATCGGATATTTTTTGTGATTTATAACAGTTATTTCCGAAAGAAATTTAATTTCGTGATTTCGATCTGTTGACAGCTTTTCGAATGCCAATTCAAAGGAAAACATAAGCCCTTCCGTGCATACACCGTTTAGTAAAGGATCCACCAATACTCCACGAGTTTGCGGTATTGATTTCCTTTCGGGGAAAGCTTTCCATATTTTCGCACGGCTCGACTGGTTTTTCTTTTGAGGTATTTCTGCGTGCCGCTGCGCTTGGGATACTTTATGTATTTTCCGGAATAGAGCAAAGTCTTACCGTCAAAGCCGTCGGGAATATAGCCGATATGCGGCGCATAGCCCACATGCTGAATCAAAAAAAGCAGCCGGTCCATATGCTTTTTCTCCTGCTGGCGACGGTATTGCCTATCTCGTCTGCCGGATACCTGCTGAGGATTTTCATGCTCCATCTGTTCTTGAATCTCGGCGATCGGCTTGTTTTGTTCGATTTCTGTCATATGCTTTTCGATTTGGTACAGTACGGGTAACCGGGCAAAGTCCTTGCCAGGAGCCACGCTGTTTGGCGTGGTATTCCCGTTGTTGTTTCTTACTTTGTTTGTGTAACGGCACCATTTGTATCATCGTTTTCCCTCCGTTTTGTATCTTTTCGATCCCTTTTATGACAACTGCATTACAGTTTCCGCAAGAGTGTTGCAACCCCGCGCTCAATCGGATATAGTATTCAACAACATTGTCTTTGCAAGAATGGAGGCTGTCTTTATGGCAATCGTTCGGTTTCCGGTGATCGATCCTGTCGCAACCGGCGCGAATATCACCCGGCTGCGGCAAGCGCGCGGTTTGACCGTCCGGGATTTGCAACAGTTTTTTGGTTTCGAAGAACCGCAAGCAATCTACAAATGGCAAAGGGGACAAAGTCTACCGAGCATTGACAACCTCTACGCCCTCAGTGAACTGTTCCAAATCTCGATGAATGAAATTTTGGTATCGACTTCTCCTATCCATTCCGTTGAGCAGCAGGGTTCGCCCTGCTGCTCAAATTTTTTACCCAGATACAGGCTTGTCGTTTGCTGTCTTTATCATAATCCGAAAACGTTCGCTTGTCATTGAACTGGTGGTTGAATCCACCCTTTTCGAGGGCTGTCTCAATGACCGTATATCCTATACTTTTTCTGCCCGATATGGTACAATATTCTCGAACGAGTCCAAACAATTGTGCACACAAACACCGACTTGGGGGATTTATGAACGACACAAAAACAACATGGGTGCTGCAAGCCCAACAGGGGGATACCGACGCACAGGGCAAGTTATATGAGGCATACTGGGAAAAGACCTATCGACTGGCGCTGAGCATGACCAAAAATCCGGAAAACGCAATGGATGCCGTGCAGGACGGCTTTCTTTCGGCGTTTGAGCATTTGGATTCTCTACGCGATCCGGATGCGTTCTCTTCCTGGCTCTGCCAGATCGTTGCGAACCAATGCCGCAAGCATCTACGGCAGCAAAAGCGATTTGTTGCACCGACAGAGGACGAAGAAAGTACCGACTTTTTCAGCAACATCCCCGATGCGGATGAAGCTGTGCTGCCGGAAAGCGTGCTGGAAGATCAAGCCCAGCGGACGCTGATCCGCCAGACCATTGAGGCGCTGCCAGACAATCAGCGTGAATGTGTCATGCTGTTTTATTATGGCGGCTTGTCTGTCAAGCAGATTGCCGACACCCAGACCTGCTCGGAAGGTACGGTCAAAAGCCGTTTGAACTATGCACGCCAGAAAATCGGCGAAAGCGTGCTGGCCATCGAAAAGCGGGACGGCATCCGGCTGCATAGTGCGGTACCGATCGGACTGCTGCTGGCACGGCTGGAGGTCGATCTGCTCTCCCCGGAACAGCTTACACAGATGTGGCAGGCGATCAAAGGCGGTGTCAGCGCAGCCGGTGCAGCGGGAGCGGCAGGCGCAGCGGCTGCCGCCGGCGGTGAGGCTGCCAAGGGCGGCCTGTTTGCGACCATTCAAGCCAAGATTGCAGTGGGTGTGGCTGCGGTCGCGGTCGTGACTGGCGGCATTGTCCTATCCTCAACGCCTGACCCGCTCGTTTTTACCGATCCGGCGATGGAGCAAAACATCCGCATACTGGTCGACAAACCGGAAGGAAAACTCTACGCTGAGGACTGCGACGAACTGTATCATATGGTACTGATCGACGATGGCGTTGCAGATGTTTCCGATGCACAGAGTTATGACCACCTGACGGCCATCCCGGGCACAGAGCCCGTGAGCGGTCTGGCCGACTTAAAGCTGCTGCCCTCTCTGGAGGCGCTGGAACTCTATACCAGCGAGCCGCAGACCCTGCTCAACACGCTGGCGGAAGATACCTCCATCTCTACACTGGACACCAGCTTTATGAACACGCAGTCCATCCAAGACCTTTCTTTCCTGGACAAACTGCCGGACCTGAAAATGTTCTCCTGTGACTTGGCTTCGGGTGCTGATCTGTCGCCGCTGGCGAGCAATGGCACCATACGCGATGCTTTTCTTTCCATTTCGGATGATTTTTCACTGGATTTGAGCCAGATGCAGGAGCTGATCTCCCTGACGCTGGCGCAGACTGTTTCCGGTGATCCCACCGCGGTCATCTCGCTGCAAGCGACCCAGTCGCTGCCCAATCTGCGTATGCTGCAAATCTATACCGGCAATCTGGATTCTCTCGCCTTTGCG
Proteins encoded:
- a CDS encoding sigma-70 family RNA polymerase sigma factor, which produces MNDTKTTWVLQAQQGDTDAQGKLYEAYWEKTYRLALSMTKNPENAMDAVQDGFLSAFEHLDSLRDPDAFSSWLCQIVANQCRKHLRQQKRFVAPTEDEESTDFFSNIPDADEAVLPESVLEDQAQRTLIRQTIEALPDNQRECVMLFYYGGLSVKQIADTQTCSEGTVKSRLNYARQKIGESVLAIEKRDGIRLHSAVPIGLLLARLEVDLLSPEQLTQMWQAIKGGVSAAGAAGAAGAAAAAGGEAAKGGLFATIQAKIAVGVAAVAVVTGGIVLSSTPDPLVFTDPAMEQNIRILVDKPEGKLYAEDCDELYHMVLIDDGVADVSDAQSYDHLTAIPGTEPVSGLADLKLLPSLEALELYTSEPQTLLNTLAEDTSISTLDTSFMNTQSIQDLSFLDKLPDLKMFSCDLASGADLSPLASNGTIRDAFLSISDDFSLDLSQMQELISLTLAQTVSGDPTAVISLQATQSLPNLRMLQIYTGNLDSLAFAQQTPNLEYLSTLQLSQMPLDLTPLGTLQQLRYIGINNGPVDLSPLAGCAALEYWHAPQGYNAPPQAASDPTGTALQQEIAQTVNDRIWKEERQAEKSTS